From the Streptomyces sp. Tu 2975 genome, one window contains:
- a CDS encoding iron-sulfur cluster assembly accessory protein — protein MSVSDETTTVSDGILLSDAAAAKVKALLDQEGREDLALRVAVQPGGCSGLRYQLFFDERSLDGDVVKDFDGVKVVTDRMSAPYLGGASIDFVDTIEKQGFTIDNPNATGSCACGDSFS, from the coding sequence ATGTCCGTATCGGACGAGACCACCACCGTGAGCGACGGCATCCTCCTGTCCGACGCCGCCGCGGCCAAGGTCAAGGCCCTGCTGGACCAGGAAGGCCGGGAGGACCTGGCGCTGCGCGTCGCGGTTCAGCCCGGCGGCTGCTCCGGCCTGCGTTACCAGCTGTTCTTCGACGAGCGGTCCCTCGACGGCGACGTCGTGAAGGACTTCGACGGTGTCAAGGTCGTCACCGACCGTATGAGCGCCCCGTACCTGGGCGGCGCCTCCATCGACTTCGTCGACACCATCGAGAAGCAGGGCTTCACGATCGACAACCCGAACGCCACGGGTTCCTGCGCCTGCGGCGACTCGTTCAGCTAA
- a CDS encoding carbohydrate kinase family protein translates to MRIAVTGSIATDHLMTFPGRFADQLVADQLHTVSLSFLVDTLDVRRGGVGANICFGMGQLGTGPILVGAAGSDFDEYRAWLDRHGVDTASVRISEVLHTARFVCTTDSDHNQIGSFYTGAMSEARQIELKSVADRVGGLDLVLIGADDPEAMLRHTEECRSRGIPFAADFSQQIARMSGDEIRILLDGAAYLFSNEYEKGLIESKTGWTDEEILGKVGHRVTTLGSRGVRIETADADPIEVGCPDEEAKVDPTGVGDAFRAGFLSGLSWGVDLERAAQVGCMLATLVIETLGTQEYTLRRAHFMERFTKAYGDEAAAEVREHLS, encoded by the coding sequence GTGCGTATCGCAGTCACCGGCTCCATCGCCACCGACCATCTCATGACCTTCCCCGGCCGCTTCGCCGACCAGTTGGTCGCGGACCAGCTGCACACGGTCTCCCTCTCCTTCCTCGTCGACACGCTCGACGTGCGCAGAGGCGGTGTCGGGGCGAACATCTGCTTCGGCATGGGGCAGCTCGGCACCGGCCCGATCCTCGTCGGCGCGGCGGGCTCGGACTTCGACGAGTACCGCGCCTGGCTCGACCGCCACGGCGTCGACACCGCGTCCGTCCGTATCTCGGAGGTCCTGCACACCGCCCGCTTCGTGTGCACCACCGACTCCGACCACAACCAGATCGGCTCCTTCTACACCGGGGCGATGAGCGAGGCCCGCCAGATCGAACTCAAGTCGGTGGCGGACCGCGTCGGCGGCCTCGACCTCGTTCTGATCGGCGCGGACGACCCGGAGGCGATGCTGCGCCACACCGAGGAGTGCCGCTCGCGGGGCATCCCGTTCGCCGCGGACTTCTCGCAGCAGATCGCCCGGATGAGCGGCGACGAGATCCGGATACTGCTGGACGGCGCGGCGTACCTCTTCTCCAACGAGTACGAGAAGGGCCTCATCGAGTCCAAGACCGGCTGGACCGACGAGGAGATCCTCGGCAAGGTCGGCCACCGGGTCACCACCCTCGGCTCGCGCGGCGTCCGCATCGAGACCGCGGACGCGGACCCGATCGAGGTCGGCTGCCCCGACGAGGAGGCCAAGGTCGACCCCACGGGCGTCGGCGACGCGTTCCGCGCGGGTTTCCTCTCGGGCCTCTCGTGGGGCGTGGACCTGGAGCGTGCGGCTCAGGTGGGCTGCATGCTGGCGACGCTGGTGATCGAGACGCTCGGCACACAGGAGTACACCCTGCGGCGGGCGCACTTCATGGAGCGCTTCACGAAGGCGTACGGGGACGAGGCGGCGGCGGAGGTCCGCGAGCACCTCTCCTGA
- a CDS encoding cysteine desulfurase/sulfurtransferase TusA family protein: MPYFDAASAAPLHPVARQALQASLDEGWADPARLYREGRRARLLLDAAREAAADAVGCRPDELVFTPSGTQAIHAGVSGALAGRRRVGRRLVVSAVEHSAVLHAAEAWEAAGGSVTEVGVDRHGAVAPEAYTAELGEATALACLQSANHEVGTEQPVREVAEACRSLGVPLLVDAAQSLAWGPVEGDWSLLTASAHKWGGPSGVGLLAVRKGVRFAPQGPADERESGRSAGFQNIPAIVAAAASLRAVRAEAAAESARLRALVDRIRARVPELVPDVEVVGDPVRRLPHVVTFSCLYVDGETLLHELDRAGFSVSSGSSCTSSTLIPSHVLRAMGVLSEGNVRVSLAPFDTSEEDVDRFLGVLPELVAGVRERFGAPAPATAAAARPGASSSSEPPEASESLVLDTLGRRCPIPVIELAKVIGEVPVGRTVTVLSDDEAARLDIPAWCGMRGQEYVGERGAEVGVAYVVRRLS, encoded by the coding sequence GTGCCCTATTTCGACGCCGCCTCCGCCGCTCCCCTGCACCCCGTCGCCCGCCAGGCTCTGCAGGCCTCCCTCGACGAGGGCTGGGCCGACCCCGCCCGGCTGTACCGCGAGGGCCGCCGCGCCCGGCTGCTCCTCGACGCCGCCAGGGAGGCCGCGGCGGACGCCGTCGGCTGCCGCCCCGACGAGCTCGTGTTCACTCCTTCGGGGACGCAGGCGATCCACGCCGGCGTCTCGGGGGCGCTCGCGGGGCGTCGGCGTGTCGGCCGGCGGCTCGTCGTCTCCGCCGTCGAACACTCCGCCGTGCTCCACGCGGCCGAGGCATGGGAGGCCGCCGGCGGTTCGGTGACGGAGGTCGGCGTCGACCGGCACGGAGCGGTCGCACCGGAGGCCTACACCGCCGAACTCGGCGAGGCCACCGCCCTGGCCTGCCTGCAGTCCGCCAACCACGAGGTCGGCACCGAGCAGCCCGTGCGGGAAGTGGCCGAGGCGTGCCGCTCCCTGGGCGTGCCGCTCCTGGTGGACGCGGCGCAGTCGCTCGCCTGGGGGCCCGTGGAAGGGGACTGGTCGCTGCTCACCGCGAGTGCGCACAAATGGGGCGGCCCGTCGGGTGTCGGGCTGCTCGCCGTACGCAAGGGCGTCCGGTTCGCCCCGCAAGGCCCCGCCGACGAGCGGGAGTCGGGCCGGTCCGCCGGCTTCCAGAACATCCCGGCGATCGTTGCGGCGGCCGCCTCGCTCCGGGCCGTACGCGCGGAGGCGGCGGCCGAGTCGGCCCGGCTGCGGGCCCTGGTGGACCGGATCCGCGCGCGGGTGCCGGAACTGGTGCCCGACGTGGAGGTGGTCGGCGATCCGGTGCGGAGGCTGCCGCACGTCGTGACGTTCTCCTGTCTCTATGTCGACGGCGAGACCCTGCTGCACGAACTGGACCGGGCGGGCTTCTCCGTCTCCTCCGGCTCGTCGTGCACGAGCAGCACGCTGATCCCGAGCCATGTGCTGAGGGCGATGGGCGTCCTGTCGGAGGGCAACGTACGGGTGTCGCTGGCGCCGTTCGACACCTCGGAGGAGGACGTGGACCGCTTCCTGGGGGTGCTGCCGGAGCTGGTGGCGGGGGTACGGGAGCGGTTCGGCGCGCCGGCGCCTGCGACTGCGGCCGCGGCGCGGCCGGGGGCGTCCTCCTCGTCCGAGCCTCCGGAGGCGTCCGAGTCCCTGGTGCTGGACACCCTCGGGCGGCGGTGCCCGATCCCGGTGATCGAGCTGGCGAAGGTCATCGGCGAGGTCCCGGTCGGCCGCACTGTGACGGTGCTCTCCGACGACGAGGCGGCCCGACTGGACATCCCCGCCTGGTGCGGGATGCGGGGGCAGGAGTACGTGGGGGAACGGGGGGCGGAGGTGGGGGTGGCGTACGTGGTCCGGCGCCTGAGCTGA
- the coxB gene encoding cytochrome c oxidase subunit II, producing the protein MSPNGSDRSSRRPMRRKLPQVLTAGLILATASGCSYNWEDFPRLGMPTPVTEEAPRILSLWQGSWAAALATGVLVWGLILWSVFFHRRSRTKVEIPPQTRYNMPIEALYTVVPIIIVSVFFYFTARDESKLLELSDKPAHTINVVGYQWSWGFNYLEDVDGNPATGDAAADKELNAIPDKYTDDFPAGAEGVYDAGIPGTRNPQNGNPGPTLWLPKGEKVRFVLTSRDVIHSFWVVPFLMKQDVIPGHTNVFEVTPNREGTFMGKCAELCGVDHSRMLFNVKVVSPERYQQHLKELAEKGQTGFIPSGIEQTDPARNAEKNQL; encoded by the coding sequence GTGAGTCCCAACGGCTCCGACCGCTCGTCGCGGCGCCCGATGCGGCGGAAGCTGCCGCAGGTGCTGACTGCGGGCCTGATCCTGGCTACCGCCTCCGGTTGCTCATACAACTGGGAGGATTTTCCCCGCCTTGGAATGCCCACCCCCGTCACGGAGGAGGCGCCGCGGATCCTCTCCCTCTGGCAGGGCTCGTGGGCGGCTGCGCTCGCCACGGGCGTGCTGGTGTGGGGCCTGATCCTGTGGAGCGTGTTCTTCCACCGGCGCAGCCGCACCAAGGTGGAGATCCCTCCGCAGACCCGGTACAACATGCCGATAGAGGCGTTGTACACCGTGGTTCCGATCATCATCGTGTCGGTCTTCTTCTACTTCACCGCGCGTGACGAGTCGAAGCTCCTCGAGCTCTCCGACAAGCCCGCCCACACCATCAACGTGGTCGGCTACCAGTGGAGCTGGGGCTTCAACTACCTCGAGGACGTGGACGGGAACCCGGCCACCGGGGACGCGGCCGCGGACAAGGAACTGAACGCGATCCCGGACAAGTACACCGATGACTTCCCGGCGGGTGCGGAGGGCGTCTACGACGCCGGTATTCCCGGCACCCGGAACCCGCAGAACGGCAACCCGGGCCCCACGCTGTGGCTGCCCAAGGGGGAGAAGGTCCGGTTCGTCCTGACCTCGCGTGACGTCATCCACTCCTTCTGGGTGGTCCCCTTCCTCATGAAGCAGGACGTCATCCCCGGCCACACCAATGTCTTCGAGGTGACCCCGAACCGCGAGGGCACCTTCATGGGCAAGTGCGCCGAGCTCTGCGGCGTCGACCATTCGCGGATGCTCTTCAACGTCAAGGTCGTCTCCCCGGAGCGCTACCAGCAGCATCTGAAGGAGCTTGCCGAGAAGGGGCAGACCGGCTTCATCCCGTCTGGCATCGAGCAGACGGACCCGGCCAGGAATGCGGAGAAGAACCAACTGTGA
- the ctaD gene encoding cytochrome c oxidase subunit I: protein MSILNESQGAAVADEDSYENELPVRRKQPGNVVVKWLTTTDHKTIGTLYLVTSFVFFCIGGLMALFMRAELARPGTQIMSNEQFNQAFTMHGTIMLLMFATPLFAGFANWIMPLQIGAPDVAFPRLNMFAYWLYLFGSLIAVAGFLTPQGAADFGWFAYAPLSDAVRSPGVGADMWIMGLAFSGFGTILGSVNFITTIICMRAPGMTMFRMPIFTWNVLLTGVLVLLAFPVLAAALFALEADRKFGAHIFDASNGGALLWQHLFWFFGHPEVYIIALPFFGIVSEIIPVFSRKPMFGYIGLIGATIAIAGLSVTVWAHHMYVTGGVLLPFFSFMTFLIAVPTGVKFFNWIGTMWKGSLSFETPMLWTIGFLVTFTFGGLTGVILASPPLDFHVSDSYFVVAHFHYVVFGTVVFAMFAGFHYWWPKFTGKMLDERLGKITFWTLFIGFHGTFLVQHWLGAEGMPRRYADYLAADGFTALNTISTIASFVLGLSMLPFMYNVWKTAKYGKKIEVDDPWGYGRSLEWATSCPPPRHNFLTLPRIRSESPAFDLHHPEIAALDQLEDGGHGAPVAAVGKEESK from the coding sequence GTGAGCATCCTCAACGAATCCCAGGGTGCCGCCGTGGCGGACGAAGACTCGTACGAGAACGAGCTGCCGGTACGGCGCAAGCAGCCCGGCAATGTCGTCGTGAAGTGGCTGACGACCACCGACCACAAGACGATCGGCACGCTCTACCTCGTCACCTCGTTCGTGTTCTTCTGCATCGGTGGCCTGATGGCGCTCTTCATGCGCGCCGAGCTGGCCCGGCCGGGCACGCAGATCATGTCGAACGAGCAGTTCAACCAGGCGTTCACGATGCACGGCACGATCATGCTGCTGATGTTCGCGACGCCGCTGTTCGCCGGTTTCGCGAACTGGATCATGCCGCTGCAGATCGGCGCGCCGGACGTGGCCTTCCCGCGTCTGAACATGTTCGCGTACTGGCTGTACCTCTTCGGCTCGCTGATCGCGGTGGCCGGCTTCCTCACCCCGCAGGGTGCGGCCGACTTCGGCTGGTTCGCCTACGCCCCGCTGTCGGACGCGGTCCGTTCGCCGGGTGTCGGCGCCGACATGTGGATCATGGGTCTGGCCTTCTCCGGCTTCGGCACGATCCTCGGTTCGGTCAACTTCATCACCACGATCATCTGCATGCGCGCTCCCGGCATGACGATGTTCCGGATGCCGATCTTCACCTGGAACGTGCTGCTGACCGGTGTGCTGGTCCTGCTCGCCTTCCCGGTCCTCGCGGCAGCGCTGTTCGCCCTCGAGGCGGACCGCAAGTTCGGCGCCCACATCTTCGACGCCTCCAACGGCGGCGCGTTGCTGTGGCAGCACCTCTTCTGGTTCTTCGGGCACCCCGAGGTGTACATCATCGCCCTGCCGTTCTTCGGCATCGTCTCGGAGATCATTCCGGTCTTCTCCCGTAAGCCGATGTTCGGTTACATCGGTCTCATCGGTGCGACGATCGCGATCGCCGGTCTGTCCGTGACGGTGTGGGCCCACCACATGTACGTCACAGGCGGCGTGCTGTTGCCGTTCTTCTCGTTCATGACGTTCCTCATCGCGGTACCGACCGGTGTGAAGTTCTTCAACTGGATCGGCACGATGTGGAAGGGGTCGTTGTCCTTCGAGACACCGATGCTGTGGACCATCGGCTTCCTGGTCACCTTCACCTTCGGTGGCCTGACCGGTGTCATCCTCGCGTCGCCGCCGCTGGACTTCCACGTCTCCGACTCGTACTTCGTCGTCGCGCACTTCCACTACGTCGTCTTCGGCACCGTGGTGTTCGCGATGTTCGCCGGATTCCACTACTGGTGGCCGAAGTTCACGGGCAAGATGCTGGACGAGCGGCTCGGCAAGATCACGTTCTGGACGCTGTTCATCGGCTTCCACGGCACGTTCCTGGTGCAGCACTGGCTGGGCGCCGAGGGCATGCCCCGCCGGTACGCGGACTACCTCGCGGCCGACGGCTTCACCGCCCTGAACACGATCTCGACGATCGCGTCGTTCGTGCTGGGCCTGTCGATGCTCCCCTTCATGTACAACGTCTGGAAGACGGCGAAGTACGGCAAGAAGATCGAGGTCGACGACCCGTGGGGCTACGGCCGCTCGCTCGAGTGGGCGACCTCCTGCCCGCCGCCGCGGCACAACTTCCTCACTCTGCCGCGCATCCGCAGTGAATCGCCCGCGTTCGACCTGCACCACCCGGAGATCGCGGCTCTCGACCAGCTCGAGGACGGCGGCCACGGTGCTCCGGTGGCGGCCGTCGGCAAGGAGGAGAGCAAGTGA
- a CDS encoding cytochrome c oxidase subunit 4: MKIQGKMFLWLSVFILAVAILYGVWSKEPAGTTALFLAFGLSVMIGYYLAFTARRVDAMAQDNKEADVADEAGEVGFFSPHSWQPLALGIGGALAFLGVALGWWLLYFSLPVILVGLFGWVFEYYRGESQNQ, encoded by the coding sequence GTGAAGATCCAGGGCAAGATGTTCCTCTGGCTGAGCGTCTTCATCCTGGCCGTCGCCATCCTGTACGGCGTCTGGTCGAAGGAGCCTGCCGGTACCACCGCGCTCTTCCTGGCCTTCGGCCTGAGCGTCATGATCGGCTACTACCTGGCCTTCACGGCCCGGCGGGTGGACGCCATGGCCCAGGACAACAAGGAAGCCGACGTGGCCGACGAGGCCGGCGAGGTGGGGTTCTTCTCCCCGCACAGCTGGCAGCCGCTCGCGCTGGGCATCGGCGGCGCGCTCGCCTTCCTCGGCGTGGCGCTCGGCTGGTGGCTGCTGTACTTCTCCCTGCCGGTGATCCTGGTCGGCCTCTTCGGCTGGGTGTTCGAGTACTACCGCGGTGAGAGCCAGAACCAGTAG
- a CDS encoding Ig-like domain-containing protein: MNHTPRIRAVSCIALVVSLGVVATACGEPDRHPLSAAPYDAARQVSFNAGSDSKVDPEKPLEVTSTGDGGRITDVTVMDEAGHYLAGELAADGVRWRSTAPLAAGAKYTVRVSTEDDEGAPGLRTMLFETEPAKRFLTAEFGPKAGTYGVGQPITAKLSLAVGDGKGRAVVERALKVGSKPAVEGSWHWVDDKTLHYRPREYWPSGATVNATSNLQGVKVAGKLYGGRSKPLKITIGDRLEAVTDAGSHTMTVMRNGEVIKTMPVTTGKPGFDTRNGIKVVLGKEYFVRMRSTSIGIAEGSSESYDLPVYYATRVTWSGEYVHAAPWSVGSQGSANVSHGCTGMSMEDAEWFYKTVREGDIVKVVNSYGDMMDTFGNGFGDWNLSWDKWRKGSALVAGSDAAEGNVTEVSARLRPRV; the protein is encoded by the coding sequence ATGAACCACACGCCTCGTATCCGTGCCGTCAGCTGTATCGCGCTGGTCGTCTCCCTCGGTGTGGTCGCGACCGCGTGCGGCGAACCGGACCGGCACCCCCTGTCCGCCGCGCCGTACGACGCGGCGCGGCAGGTGAGTTTCAACGCCGGGTCAGACTCGAAGGTGGACCCCGAGAAGCCCCTGGAAGTCACCTCCACCGGCGACGGCGGCCGGATAACGGACGTCACCGTCATGGACGAAGCGGGCCACTACCTCGCCGGCGAACTCGCCGCGGACGGCGTCCGCTGGCGCTCCACCGCCCCGCTCGCCGCCGGCGCGAAGTACACCGTCCGGGTCTCCACGGAGGACGACGAAGGTGCTCCCGGGCTGCGCACGATGCTCTTCGAGACGGAGCCCGCCAAGCGCTTCCTCACCGCCGAGTTCGGCCCCAAGGCCGGCACGTACGGCGTGGGCCAGCCCATCACGGCCAAGCTCAGCCTTGCCGTCGGCGACGGCAAGGGCAGGGCGGTCGTCGAACGCGCCCTGAAGGTCGGCTCGAAGCCCGCAGTGGAGGGTTCCTGGCACTGGGTCGACGACAAGACCCTGCACTACCGCCCGAGGGAGTACTGGCCCTCCGGCGCCACCGTGAACGCCACCAGCAACCTCCAGGGCGTCAAGGTCGCGGGCAAGCTCTACGGAGGCCGCTCCAAGCCGCTGAAGATCACCATAGGTGACCGCCTCGAAGCCGTCACCGACGCCGGGTCGCACACCATGACGGTGATGCGCAACGGAGAAGTGATCAAGACCATGCCGGTCACCACCGGCAAGCCCGGCTTCGACACGCGCAACGGCATCAAGGTCGTGCTGGGCAAGGAGTACTTCGTACGGATGCGGAGCACCAGCATCGGCATCGCCGAGGGCAGCTCCGAGTCCTACGACCTGCCCGTCTACTACGCGACCCGGGTGACGTGGAGCGGCGAATACGTCCACGCGGCGCCCTGGTCGGTCGGGTCACAGGGTTCGGCGAACGTCAGCCACGGCTGCACCGGGATGTCCATGGAGGACGCCGAATGGTTCTACAAGACCGTTCGGGAGGGTGACATCGTCAAGGTCGTCAACAGCTACGGCGACATGATGGACACGTTCGGTAACGGCTTCGGCGACTGGAACCTGTCCTGGGACAAGTGGCGCAAGGGCAGCGCCCTGGTCGCCGGCTCCGACGCGGCGGAAGGCAACGTCACCGAGGTGTCCGCCCGCCTGCGCCCCCGGGTATGA
- a CDS encoding heme-copper oxidase subunit III, whose protein sequence is MSVVATATTVETGHAHPSVNRPNLTSVGTIIWLSSELMFFAALFAMYFTLRSVTGAEFWAEKADALNFPFSATNTTILVLSSLTCQLGVFAAERGDVKKLRTWFVITFVMGAIFIGGQVFEYTELVKHEGLSLSSDPYGSVFYLTTGFHGLHVTGGLIAFLLVLGRTYAARRFTHEQATAAIVVSYYWHFVDVVWIGLFATIYMIK, encoded by the coding sequence ATGTCGGTCGTGGCGACAGCAACGACAGTAGAAACCGGGCACGCGCACCCGTCGGTCAATCGACCGAACCTCACCAGCGTCGGAACCATCATCTGGCTGAGTTCCGAGCTGATGTTCTTCGCGGCCCTCTTCGCGATGTACTTCACCCTGCGATCGGTGACGGGTGCCGAGTTCTGGGCAGAGAAAGCCGATGCGCTGAACTTCCCGTTCTCGGCGACCAACACCACGATCCTGGTGCTCTCCTCACTCACCTGTCAGCTCGGCGTGTTCGCCGCTGAGCGGGGCGATGTGAAGAAGCTCCGCACCTGGTTCGTGATCACGTTCGTGATGGGTGCCATCTTCATCGGCGGTCAGGTCTTCGAATACACCGAGCTGGTCAAGCACGAGGGGCTCTCCCTCTCGTCCGACCCGTACGGCTCTGTGTTCTACCTGACCACCGGTTTCCACGGCCTGCACGTGACGGGCGGTCTCATCGCCTTCCTGCTGGTCCTGGGAAGGACCTACGCGGCCAGGAGATTCACCCATGAGCAGGCAACCGCCGCCATCGTCGTGTCCTACTACTGGCACTTCGTCGATGTCGTCTGGATCGGCCTCTTCGCCACGATCTACATGATCAAGTAA
- a CDS encoding c-type cytochrome, protein MKKLSARRRHPLAAVVVLLLALAATGGLYAAFAPADKAQADTTAQSLAIKEGQKLYTVGCASCHGTGGQGTSDGPSLVGVGSASVDFQVGTGRMPAQQPGAQVPKKKNIYTQAEIDQLAAYVASLGAGPITPTEKQYSPEGADIAKGGELFRNNCAQCHNFTGEGGALTEGKYAPSLEGVSPKHLYEAMQTGPQNMPSFPDTTMPEQQKRDIIAYVKAVNGEETPTPGGFALGGLGPVAEGLFGWIFGLGSLIAVAIWVAAHTAKAKKS, encoded by the coding sequence GTGAAAAAGCTCTCCGCACGACGACGCCATCCGCTGGCGGCGGTCGTCGTCCTACTCCTCGCGCTGGCGGCCACTGGGGGGCTGTACGCCGCGTTCGCACCCGCGGACAAGGCGCAGGCCGACACAACCGCCCAGTCCCTCGCCATCAAGGAGGGGCAGAAGCTCTACACCGTCGGCTGCGCAAGCTGCCACGGAACCGGCGGTCAGGGCACCTCAGACGGCCCGTCCCTGGTCGGTGTCGGCTCCGCCTCCGTCGACTTCCAGGTCGGCACGGGACGTATGCCCGCCCAGCAGCCCGGCGCGCAGGTGCCGAAGAAGAAGAACATCTACACGCAGGCCGAGATCGACCAGCTCGCGGCCTACGTCGCCTCCCTGGGCGCAGGTCCGATCACGCCGACCGAGAAGCAGTACAGCCCGGAAGGTGCGGACATCGCCAAGGGTGGCGAGCTGTTCCGCAACAACTGCGCCCAGTGCCACAACTTCACCGGTGAGGGCGGCGCGCTGACCGAGGGCAAGTACGCCCCGAGTCTGGAAGGCGTCAGCCCCAAGCACCTCTACGAGGCCATGCAGACCGGCCCGCAGAACATGCCCTCCTTCCCCGACACGACGATGCCCGAGCAGCAGAAGCGGGACATCATCGCGTACGTCAAGGCCGTGAACGGCGAGGAGACGCCGACCCCCGGCGGATTCGCGCTCGGTGGCCTGGGTCCGGTTGCCGAGGGTCTGTTCGGCTGGATCTTCGGTCTCGGTTCGCTGATCGCTGTTGCCATCTGGGTCGCGGCCCACACCGCTAAGGCCAAGAAGTCATGA
- a CDS encoding Rieske 2Fe-2S domain-containing protein: MSSQDIPEENLPAEQGAAHDAAHGGSTAVAQRHDDPFADPGLPAHKPRIQDIDERAAKRSERAVAFMFTLSMLATIGFIAAFVIFPVDKIVYIWPFGHISALNFSLGVTLGLALFCIGAGAVHWARTLMSDVEVADDRHAIEAEPEVKAKVLADFADGARESAIGRRKLIRNTMFGALAMVPLSGVVLLRELGPLPEDKLRKTLWAKGKQLINMNTNEPLRPEDVAVGSLTFVMPEGLKESDHNFNTEIAKAAVMIVRLQPEDIKDKRELEWSHEGIVAYSKICTHVGCPISLYEQQTHHVLCPCHQSTFDLSDGARVIFGPAGHPLPQLRIGVNAEGNLEALGDFEEPVGPAFWERG; this comes from the coding sequence ATGAGTAGCCAAGACATTCCAGAAGAGAACCTGCCTGCAGAGCAGGGCGCCGCGCACGACGCGGCCCACGGTGGCAGCACCGCCGTCGCACAGCGCCACGACGATCCGTTCGCCGATCCGGGACTGCCGGCCCACAAGCCGCGCATCCAGGACATCGACGAGCGGGCCGCCAAGCGCTCCGAGCGCGCCGTTGCCTTCATGTTCACGCTGTCGATGCTGGCCACGATCGGCTTCATCGCCGCGTTCGTGATCTTCCCGGTCGACAAGATCGTCTACATCTGGCCGTTCGGGCACATCAGCGCCCTGAACTTCTCGCTGGGTGTGACGCTGGGCCTGGCGCTCTTCTGCATCGGCGCGGGCGCCGTCCACTGGGCGCGCACCCTGATGTCCGACGTGGAGGTCGCCGACGACCGGCACGCGATCGAGGCCGAGCCCGAGGTCAAGGCGAAGGTCCTGGCCGACTTCGCGGACGGTGCCCGGGAGTCCGCGATCGGACGGCGCAAGCTGATCCGCAACACCATGTTCGGCGCGCTGGCCATGGTGCCGCTCTCCGGTGTGGTCCTGCTGCGCGAGCTCGGCCCGCTGCCCGAGGACAAGCTCCGCAAGACGCTGTGGGCCAAGGGCAAGCAGCTCATCAACATGAACACCAACGAGCCGCTGCGTCCCGAGGACGTCGCGGTGGGTTCGCTGACCTTCGTCATGCCCGAGGGGCTGAAGGAGAGCGACCACAACTTCAACACCGAGATCGCCAAGGCGGCCGTGATGATCGTCCGGCTCCAGCCGGAGGACATCAAGGACAAGCGTGAGCTCGAGTGGTCCCACGAGGGCATCGTGGCCTACTCGAAGATCTGTACGCACGTCGGTTGCCCGATCAGCCTGTACGAGCAGCAGACGCACCACGTCCTCTGCCCGTGCCACCAGTCCACCTTCGACCTCTCCGACGGCGCCCGCGTCATCTTCGGTCCGGCCGGTCACCCGCTTCCGCAGCTGCGGATCGGTGTGAACGCCGAGGGCAACCTCGAGGCGCTCGGCGACTTCGAAGAGCCCGTCGGTCCTGCCTTCTGGGAGCGCGGATGA